From Sediminibacterium sp. TEGAF015, a single genomic window includes:
- the mdh gene encoding malate dehydrogenase: MKVTVVGAGAVGATCADNIARKELCTELVLLDIKEGFAEGKAQDMMQTAALLGFDTKITGSTNDYSKTAGSDVVVITSGLPRKPGMTREELIGTNAGIVKGVCENILKYSPDAIIIVISNPMDTMTYLALTATGLPKNRIIGMGGTLDSSRFKYQLSQHLGCSPSDLNALVVGGHGDTTMIPLIRYATWNSAPVTDFLSAEQQQQIINDTMVGGATLTKLIGTSAWYAPGAAGAALVESIVRDEKKLFTCCVSLEGEYGQKDICLGVPVTIGKNGWEKIIDLKLNAEEQAAFNKSADAVRSMNDVLKTL; encoded by the coding sequence ATGAAAGTTACTGTAGTAGGTGCTGGTGCCGTTGGAGCAACCTGTGCCGACAATATTGCCCGTAAGGAATTATGTACTGAACTGGTATTATTAGACATCAAGGAAGGTTTTGCGGAAGGTAAAGCTCAAGACATGATGCAAACCGCAGCTTTGCTGGGTTTTGATACCAAAATTACCGGAAGCACCAACGACTACAGTAAAACTGCTGGTAGTGATGTAGTGGTTATTACTTCAGGTTTGCCACGTAAACCAGGAATGACCCGTGAAGAATTGATTGGCACCAATGCAGGAATAGTAAAAGGTGTTTGCGAAAACATTTTAAAATACTCACCTGATGCAATCATCATTGTGATTAGCAATCCAATGGACACCATGACTTATTTGGCACTAACCGCTACCGGTTTACCAAAAAACAGAATCATTGGTATGGGTGGTACATTAGACAGCAGCCGTTTCAAATATCAGTTGAGCCAGCATTTAGGCTGCAGCCCATCTGACTTGAATGCATTGGTAGTTGGCGGTCACGGTGACACTACTATGATTCCATTGATACGTTATGCAACCTGGAACAGTGCTCCTGTAACCGATTTCCTAAGCGCAGAACAACAACAGCAGATCATCAATGATACCATGGTGGGTGGAGCTACTTTAACCAAATTAATTGGAACTTCTGCATGGTATGCGCCAGGTGCTGCCGGTGCTGCTTTGGTAGAAAGCATTGTTCGCGACGAGAAGAAATTATTTACCTGCTGCGTTAGCCTTGAAGGTGAATACGGCCAGAAAGATATTTGCTTAGGTGTTCCTGTAACCATTGGCAAAAATGGCTGGGAGAAAATCATCGACTTGAAACTGAATGCAGAAGAGCAAGCTGCTTTCAACAAGAGCGCTGATGCCGTTAGAAGTATGAACGACGTTTTGAAAACATTATAA